TTCGAATCATTGCAGCTGTATTTTGATACTTCTTAGGTATAAGTTTGACAGTGTACTGGGGAGTACCTCCTCTTCACTAAAGCCTACCTATCGGTATATGTTGACCACCACCCTCATATGTCAGTTCTGGTCCCCATACTGGGTATTGCTGAAAATAGCACTCTGGTGCAGACACTGTCATGACGTTTTAAGGTTTTCAGATTGAGGATTATGCTCATGAAGTCTTGCTGTTTTCCAACATAAGTCTGCTCCAGGTGTGCTGATGACTGCATGGTTACTTTATAGTTCATAATTCTTTTCACTTCAATATAGGAAGAAACATAATGCCCGGTGTTGCAGCTCTTGAATTTGAAGACATGCaccagagagaaagagtgaaagAGGGAGCAAGATTAAGTGAGCTGAGGGATCTGGTTTTGCTGGCCTGATTTTGTACAGGAGTACCGAACCTGCAGCATCACTTTTAGGCACACTTCAGGATTATGAGCAAATTAATAATTCTGTTGGCAATGCAGTAAGACTTTGTAGTCTTCTTACTAGTCTTAGCTTATATtttacctcacatatttcgtgAACAAAATCATTACTGCTTATCAAGTCAATGAAAGATaccaaaataaatgaataaatctCTAGTCCCATGGGAATGTAGTATGAGGATTCCTTAGGCCAATAACTCCAAACTTCAGAATCGGCAATAAGGCTGGAATCTTACTTAGCACATGGttccttttgcttttagaaaatcaaggaaggatGACAGAGCAGGCACAGGAAAATTGAGAAAAGTAAGTGCCTTCTAGCATAACcaagaaggaagaaagcaaTTGTTTGTACACTTTGGCCAACACAATAGGCTGGGCCATTTACAGCGTGGCCAACAACATGATGCCTTGGAACAATTTGGCCAAGAGCATATGCAGCAACTGCAGTCTGGGACGCAGCAGGAGAGGCATGACAAGCTGCAGTCAGGCAGACAGCAAGAACAGCCTGGTAAACTACAATTGCAGCTGGGAGTACAGCAAGAGCAGTCTGGTAAGCTACAATTGCACTTGGGGATACAACACGAGCAATCTGGTAAGCTACAATTACAGCCAGGTGTGCAACCAGAACAGTTAGGTAAACTGCAACAACACTTGGGAATACAGCAAGAGCAATCTGGAAGACTGCAACAACACTTAGGATAACAGCAAGAGCAATCTGGAAAACTGCAACGGCACTTGGGAATACAGCAAGAGCAATCTGGAAAACTGCAGCTGCACTTTGGAACACAGCAAGAGCAATCTGGTAAACTGCAACTGCACGTGGGCATACAGCAAGAGCAGTCAGCTAAACTGCATTTGCACTTGGGCATACAGCAAGAGCAATCTGGTAAAGTGCAACTGCACTTGGGCATACTGCAAGAGCAATCTGGTAAACTGCAACTACACTTCGGTGTACAGCAAGAGCAATCTGGTAAACTGCAACTGCACTTGGGCATACAGCAGGAGTAGTCAGCTAAACCGCACTTGCACTTGGGCATACAGAAAGAGCAGTCAGGCAACCTGCAACTGCACTTGAGAGTGCAACAGGAACAGTCCGGTAAACTGCAACTGCACTTAGGCATACAGCAGGAGCAGCCTGGTGATTTGCAACTGCACTTGGGACTGCAACAAGAGTGTTTCGCTAAACTGCAACACTTGGGGATACAAGAGCAAGCCGGTAAACTGC
Above is a window of Nymphaea colorata isolate Beijing-Zhang1983 chromosome 8, ASM883128v2, whole genome shotgun sequence DNA encoding:
- the LOC116258609 gene encoding guanine nucleotide-binding protein subunit gamma 4-like, which translates into the protein MATSEAVVRPTTCSATLPLPLPCPRSPPSQPDPYGKHRLEKQIEILNHEIGSLEEEFLSLDSFPLASQCCKEIDDFVRENADPLLPIVQKAQSCWIWRILGVIFCFNFSYLCCSSSNCELSLPKPCCSCHAKKRRKWQCVTYCCTCNPCALPSLSCPDCTCTLPDCCCCEPDQNRNLPVCSSCIPKCGCSLPDCSCCIPNCGCSSADCSRGADKCRCSIPGCSSKCGCSLAGCFRCKSKCHCSQPDCSCCTLKNCSLPACSCIPKCCSLAKHSCCSPKCSCKSPGCSCCMPKCSCSLPDCSCCTLKCSCRLPDCSFCMPKCKCGLADYSCCMPKCSCSLPDCSCCTPKCSCSLPDCSCSMPKCSCTLPDCSCCMPKCKCSLADCSCCMPTCSCSLPDCSCCVPKCSCSFPDCSCCIPKCRCSFPDCSCCYPKCCCSLPDCSCCIPKCCCSLPNCSGCTPGCNCSLPDCSCCIPKCNCSLPDCSCCTPSCNCSLPGCSCCLPDCSLSCLSCCVPDCSCCICSWPNCSKASCCWPRCKWPSLLCWPKCTNNCFLPSWLC